A genomic region of Acidobacteriota bacterium contains the following coding sequences:
- a CDS encoding M23 family metallopeptidase, with translation MLSLGIGVSGFVRTTAFAKDLETANVSTQLASVPPQQTQTIDYSRPNSGQDYSVNSGGPEDQTEDDAEDLALENQIRTIQSIMPAANIPNMWAHLGKINNEFGFRRNPFGGRSYEFHAGMDIDGERGDIVVAPGAGTVIKAGWTGGYGNMIEIDHGNGLTTRYGHLSKIDVAVGESATRGQLIGYVGSTGRSTGPHLHFEFRLNERSINPRHFLPQEPVEIAKAGK, from the coding sequence ATGCTTAGCCTGGGTATTGGCGTTAGTGGTTTTGTTCGCACGACGGCTTTCGCGAAAGATCTTGAAACGGCCAATGTTTCTACTCAACTCGCTTCTGTACCCCCGCAGCAGACCCAGACCATCGACTACTCTCGGCCGAACTCGGGCCAGGATTATTCGGTGAACAGCGGCGGTCCTGAGGATCAAACCGAAGACGATGCCGAAGACCTAGCCCTCGAAAATCAAATCAGAACAATTCAATCGATAATGCCGGCGGCGAATATCCCGAATATGTGGGCTCACCTCGGTAAGATCAACAACGAATTCGGTTTCCGCCGTAATCCGTTCGGCGGCCGCTCATATGAGTTTCATGCCGGAATGGACATTGATGGCGAACGCGGCGACATCGTCGTGGCCCCAGGTGCCGGCACAGTCATAAAGGCTGGATGGACAGGCGGTTACGGCAACATGATCGAGATCGACCACGGCAACGGTTTGACAACCCGATATGGTCACCTATCAAAGATCGACGTTGCGGTTGGAGAATCGGCGACTCGCGGGCAGTTGATCGGCTACGTTGGCTCGACTGGACGTTCTACCGGCCCGCATCTTCATTTTGAATTTCGCCTGAACGAACGCTCGATCAATCCGCGTCACTTTCTGCCGCAGGAACCAGTCGAAATCGCTAAGGCAGGGAAATAA